The genomic window ATCATTTCTCCGATGGTTCCGGTGTGCTCAGATAAGAGCATTGTGATGAGTGACTTCCACTGCAAGGGAGCCGAGTGGATTAACTGGGCCCTGTTGTGATTTGACAATATTACCTCATCGGGTCCTTCCAGGCCCTCAGCCTTCCCCAGATAAATCCATTCCATCATCGCTTCCTCACGCAGGCGCTGCACCGCCGCCTCCAAGGACATCCACGGGCTTGGCAAAGTTTCAGTATAGTCCTCCAGAAAGGGCCACCTTTGCTTCCAGCACTTCAGGCACCAGTGTAAGAGGCTAGCGCAGGGAAGTCCTAGGGGAGCGCCCCGCAGGATTGCGTTGTAAACCATGTCGTTAGTCAGCGGCCCTAAAGATCTTAGCGTCTTAGCGTCCAACAGCAGGGAATCTGCCCCTTTGTCCAGCACGTTCAGAATCCATGCTTTCAAGGATTCTCCTGGTTTCTGCTGGTATTTCTCAGTAAGTGAAGCCAGTTCATAAGCACTAAAGCTTGGAAACTCTCTTAATGCACTCTGTTGCCCTCGGAGGTCTGTGACAGGAGATTTAGGCGTGACCCACACCTTGTGCTCCCACTGTGTAAAGGGAGGTGTTCTAGGGTTATCCCCCAGAAAGGTCCTTTCCCAGTTTCTATCGTTCTCCCGGAAAGTTagtttcttctttacctttcGGCCATTCGCTCCCTGAGAGTCTGGAGATGCGGGTTGGAGAGAGGATGACTGAGGCGCTCTTGATGATGAAGGGGCCTGTTGGGGAGGTGCTGACGAGGAAGTTGTTGATGGGGCAGGTAGTTGTAGGGAAGTTTGGGACAGAGACGCGGTTGCTGGTGTGAATGCCTGTTGGGGAGGTGCTGACGAGGACGTAGGTGGTGGTGTCGCTAACTGCTGGGGATCTCGGGGAGGAGGAGATGTAGCTGCTCGTGTGGTTGCCTGTTGGGGAGATGCTGACGAAGACGTTGGTAGTGATGTTAGTAACTTCTGGGAATCTCGGGGAGGAGGAGATGTAGCTCCGGGTGTGAGTGCCTGTTGGAGAGGTGCCGGCTGGGACGTTAGTGACGGTTCGGGTGCCTGTTGGTGTGGAGAAGAAACCCGGGGAGGAGGTGCTGGTTGAATCTGTCCAGGAAGGGTCGgatcagaaggagaagagaaagaatcaaGAGAATAGGCAGAAGAGGCGgctggaggagaaaagggagcagATCCAGAAGAGGAAGTGCCCTGGAAAGGGGGTGGGAAAGAGACCGAGGTGGGAGCAAGGGAAAGCGCCCAAGTCGGGGAGTGGGAAAAGGCATGCGAAGCGGGAGAAGGAGCCTTCTGCGCAGACTGCAGTTCAGGCTCGGCCTCCGAGGTTGGAGAGGTGGGCATTGAGAGTAAAGGTCCCAGTGAAGGCACTAACTGCGCCTCCAGAGCTTCTATCTTGGTAATCTGAGCTTTCAAGGCCTCTTCAAAAAAGGTGTGGGCAGCTGCTCTCGTATTCTTGTTCTGTATGTCCTGAAGTTTCTCCTGAGCTCCGTCCAGCTGTACAGCCAATTTCTCAATGACAGTGAGCATCAACCACAGCAAACCGCCTGTGGCACCCCTCCGCTTAAGCCGAAGTCTGCAAATAATCCACTGACTCACCCCATCGGGGTCTATGGGACATTCCTCTTTGTCCCACTGCACAGGACAGCTCACCTGGGAAAGCACTTTAGCCACACAATACCACTTATTGGTGTATGGCCAACCAGGAATT from Monodelphis domestica isolate mMonDom1 chromosome 4, mMonDom1.pri, whole genome shotgun sequence includes these protein-coding regions:
- the LOC103094520 gene encoding BRD4-interacting chromatin-remodeling complex-associated protein-like yields the protein MGFFRRKVKKEKEPEVLKRIPGWPYTNKWYCVAKVLSQVSCPVQWDKEECPIDPDGVSQWIICRLRLKRRGATGGLLWLMLTVIEKLAVQLDGAQEKLQDIQNKNTRAAAHTFFEEALKAQITKIEALEAQLVPSLGPLLSMPTSPTSEAEPELQSAQKAPSPASHAFSHSPTWALSLAPTSVSFPPPFQGTSSSGSAPFSPPAASSAYSLDSFSSPSDPTLPGQIQPAPPPRVSSPHQQAPEPSLTSQPAPLQQALTPGATSPPPRDSQKLLTSLPTSSSASPQQATTRAATSPPPRDPQQLATPPPTSSSAPPQQAFTPATASLSQTSLQLPAPSTTSSSAPPQQAPSSSRAPQSSSLQPASPDSQGANGRKVKKKLTFRENDRNWERTFLGDNPRTPPFTQWEHKVWVTPKSPVTDLRGQQSALREFPSFSAYELASLTEKYQQKPGESLKAWILNVLDKGADSLLLDAKTLRSLGPLTNDMVYNAILRGAPLGLPCASLLHWCLKCWKQRWPFLEDYTETLPSPWMSLEAAVQRLREEAMMEWIYLGKAEGLEGPDEVILSNHNRAQLIHSAPLQWKSLITMLLSEHTGTIGEMIPILREHLSRSKKKNTVQCINEGRRPIQAQANCRATVQQKERNCYLGLSVEKEIDSIIEAQKAKMATWV